Within Pecten maximus chromosome 15, xPecMax1.1, whole genome shotgun sequence, the genomic segment TTACAGGATTGCACGATGGAGAAGGAAATACAATATGGTGTCCCATCATCCGACCTTGACACGGTTCCTATGCAGGGAGATGATAACTATAACAAATCAAAAGCAACATTCTGTAACGAAGTCCGGAACAATAAAACCATCCAGTTACAGGTTGCACGAAGCGTGTGCGTTTCTACTGCTTATATGATTATGGTGAGTATGTTCTATGACAGATTGGTTGATAACTGTCAAACTAAGATCAACCTGTCAATCTAGTGTTATTTCACGAATAAATGTTCGAGTAAACAGTTTGAAGTTGTTTCTTTATCCAATTACTTCATCGCTGCACCGGTCTACGtatttatttaaagaaataGTTTAGTCCCgattaaatgaaaatgaaatagtCAAATGTATAGACATTATGATATCTGTTGAAAGTAATTTTTAGATGTGAGTTCTGCTCTAAAGTATAGAAAGCGTACGTAGGATGGCTTTTTATTCACTGGATGGCATGATCTTTAATGAATAAAAGCTCAGTTGAAGACATTCGAAAATGATATCAAAAAGATTAAAACTTGTTACATCatgtttttgacatttgaacaaTTTAATCTGTAACATATTTACGTGAGTGATTATTCTGTGATGGttataaatgtcaaaattttggaacaaatcaattaaatacaaaaaaaaagtaagtaTACGTATAACACATTAAAACGAAATTTCTAGAATGTGAATGTGTTTACAAATAATGATTTACCATGCGGATAAGTAAAATATGTCTTCGTTAATGAACATTGACATCTTATTCATGCAGGGCTGGACTAAAGGCCAGATCGGACCCGCCTTCCCTGATATCATGATGATCGCCGGAGCAGATCTTGAAAAGGGATCTGCTTTAATGACTTCATTCTACACAGGTCAATTATTCGGCTCCGTTATGGCGGGATTCATTTACTCAAAAATGAACAAATACCTTTTATTTGGTTTTGCCTTGGTACTGTACAGCCTAACAGTTGTAGTCACTCCCTGGTGTTTTCTCTACGAACTGATGATAGCTGCATTTACATTTCTTGGTGTTTGCGGTGGGATTGTTTGTGTTGGTAAGTTATCGTATTCTCTTCCGACATATCAATTCACCTTTCACAGTTCAAAATATCTAACGCTGATCATGTCAAATCGtgtttgtacattgtaccaGAGTTATTAGCTAGGTCATGTTCTGTTTATAGTCTGTTAATGTTCTGAAGTTAGTGTATCGTAGGGAGATATGATAGGAAAAAGCTAGTTATTTGGcaatataatgaatataaagtatataatcaCTTTGCTATTTTAGGAATAAGTGCCGAATCTGTAGCCATATGGGGGCCAACACCACGGGGACGGTCATATATCATGGCAAACAGTGCTGCCTATGCCATAGCCAGTGTACTGTCACCCTTGGTGACGGCGCCATTTCTTCATAAGCAGTCCGTCTATACACCCTTCAATACGAACAACACAACatggaatataacatatattacacCAACATGGAATAACGGTACTAACCAGTCCCGCCTGAATAGCAAGGAACTAACCATTGACAATTCATCATTGATAAATCGAAGGTGATTCAAAGCTATATATAGCATATGCAATATCAGCGGTATTAAGTTTGTTGACGGCTGTGCTCTTCTTCATGCTATTTTGTCAATCAGGAAGAGATAACGTGAAGAAACAAAACAGTAGTAAATTGGAATTCATTGGGAACCGATCGATATTGATCAAGAGACTTCAATTGTTCAACATTGGTGTTTTCAGTGTGGGACAAAACGCAATTGATTTTACATTCACTGGATATCTTGCTACATTTTGTATCAACTATCTAGGCTGGACAAAGACATTAGGGGCTACAGTGACCTCTGTTGCATTTTTCACCAGACTTCTAGGAACGATGAGCGGGGTATTTCTTGTGAGATTTTTTAAGTCACATCAAATTCTTTTATCATCAACAATACTATCTACGACAGGTTTTATCGGTCTTATTGTCAGTGCGAACGTATATTTTGATGTCGGCGTGTGGATATCAGTTTGCGTAATCGGTATACCGTTCGGTCTCATGTGGCCAAATCTGCTTAGTTGGATCAATGAAAACCTTATCCCCTGTCCATAGCGAAATGGCAAGCTTTCTGAATGTGACTGCCTATCTAGGAGCCTTACTGGCACCACTTCTACTTGGCTACATGATGGAAGAGGTTTCTCTTCTTTGGTTTTGTTACCTCTTTTGCTTCAAATCCGCTGTAATTGCTGGGAAttctattttgatgtttttatataCAGCGCCTATGAACATGAAATAATAAAACACGTACAACCAGTTTCCTCTGAATGCATCTGTACATGTCCATCTTAAAGAGTAACTCCATAATAGGGAGTCTAAACACCTTCTTAAACGATGTATTTGTTTGACCATAGATATGTGTATCTCGACAAATATTTGGATATTAATTACGTCTTTTTTCAAAAGTACTAAATAGGCATCAATAATAGTCATTATTCATTACACCAAATCACAACTATGcgacaacaaaacaaaaatacaaaaatataatattcaatTTTTGAACACTTGAAATTCAGTATTCAGCTGTAATCTTCGACTTCGCAGTGCCATCTATGAATATTCGGTAGGATCATTTAAGCAAGTGTTCTATTGATGAAACACACAAACATAATAATTGACCTATGATATTTCATTAccttaaattatataatttacagataaACTACGGAAGACATTAGTCTTTCATCTAAAAACATATTACGATTTCCTTCACTACGAACTATACTTTGTCGCATAGCCATTCGTCTCACAAAATCTAGTTGCTCTATTTGGAGAATTTGAACTCAGTATTTTTGTAGGTAAGAAGTTCTCTTGTGTTAATCTTAAACTAAAGAAAAGACACGCGCGTAAGCTTGTGTCCTTTACTTTAAAAATAACTGACTCAagttagataaacatgataaacaacTTTTACCTGTCTGGTAACATTTCTATATGTTCCAATTATGTTTGAAAAAAGTGTTTGGGTTATCATCAAACCACTTTACTATTTGTTAAGTCGAAATGCAATAAAACTGCTTGATAAAGACAATTGTTAATATCGATGTAgtaaacaatattatttttagGATTGTGCACAAGTCATAATTGCCTTTCTAAACAAAGTTTTGAATGAACTAAGCAATGTTTAGTTTAATTTaacattctaggactcgtcagtgatgctcaAAACTAAACGTCATCAGAGGAATACAATAAGTCCTACCATGGTATGGTAAAAACACTGTATAAAGTTTGTGAGCGAAAATTAAAGCTAGAATACTTAAGAATGAACATACAACCGTTTTGTTATTCTAGGAATCAACAGTGATGATAAGGAAGGCGACCGAAACCGCGAAATCGACAACAGGAAATGCCAAAATCTAGAGTGGGCAAAGctaaaaaatataatacaattttgaGTTCAAAAGAATTACAGGGGTATATTCTGAGCCGTGTCACTATGCAGATTTATATGAATGCATGATCACGTGCgcttttttatatatatgaatgaattTAGCTACCTGACACAGAATGTCACTAAGAAGGTAAGAACCCAGATAATGacacatatttttatttcagaaacgTTCTCAGGTGTCGATAATTTGTAGATAACATTTCTATATATTCTTATTgggtttatgtacatgtaactgtatgGTCATATAGACTATAATAACAGTaaattaaaaaacacatttaattcAAGAATagtcatcatcaatatcatatagAATAATGATgtgtttaagaaaaaaatattgacatcaatgctgTAGGCCCAGATCTGAAAAGAAAAGGATGATAACCACATTTGCACAGGTTGTTCATTCTAATTTTGATACTGAAactatattatactgttatcaTAATTGTGATTAAGATCTTATctattaaaatatataagagaAAACTTTACTGAAACTGATAGATCTACTTAAAGTACTAATACACTTTCTATAATTCCGGTTCGTTCCGGAGTTGTATGTAGAAGACTGATATAGTTATTGTCACATGCTAAAtgacttttatataacatttgttgaaattaaaaaaaaaaacaaccttttaGTACAACACTTATCGCGTCATATTAACCGGGAAAAGTCATGTTCTCAATGTGGGAATCGGAGTGGTGAAAACGGTGTTTACTTGTCCATAGTCTCCTTCAAACCTTTCATATCGTATCAATGATGAAAAGTTTACACCATAGGGTCAAGTTAACTATCTAGACATTAAAGATTACCAATAGGAACATCAAggttatcattattatcatacaTCTTTGTTGTAGGTTGCCTCTggtaaatttttaaatgaagaCTGAGGTAAGCGACTGATAAAATACAGGTCGCAGACAGTAATAAGAATAATGAGATATTGAGACAGGTCATCATAACTGTTAAGGATATCAAAATCTGACGTATGACATGATTATCCTGATAACTCCTATCTCAATCTAACGCACTGATTGGTAACAGGTAACTATATGTCATATCGGTCTGTTATCAATTGTGTggttatactgtataataataaACTGATTGTTAACACTTTATGAAACAAATCTTAAGCACTTATGTTATCGCATCATATTGACCAGGATTGGGGATAGTTCCCATGATGCCTTCTGTTGTAGTGACCTTGTAGAGCCCAATAGTGTATTGATCATAGGAGTTAGTCAATTTCAGGGGGCCACACAGAATTTACTTTTGCAGTAGGTTTGACAATGGAAGATCACATTGACCTTAAATGATCTTTGTTTTCCTCTGTCGGTGTCCCGCTATATAAACTTGTCCTCGTATGACCTTCGGTGAGGACGTTGTACCTGAAAGCATCAACTGTGTCGCATATATAATCATCTGTGACATCATATACCATACCGGATACCATATATCAAAGTTGCATGCAAATTATTGTGTTGGAAAATACATTCGAATATTAAggtatgtatatcattgttgGTATCATAATAGTATTAGATGCTGTGGATATAGAGGATCCCACACAAATGATAGCTGTTTATCGCTTTAGTGGTTGACTTTTCTTAATTTGAACGAACTCCAGTAAGATAATATAAACATCCGTCACTCGCTGTTGAACATACTAATCACATAACGTTTTACCTACAAATGTATCGAGTTCATATTCTCCCAAAGTATTAACTAAATTCTGTAAGTCGAATAACTTCACGACAAAACATACGTTTGTAGTTATGtaaaaataaaggaaatgtaTGATGACTCCGCTCATATATTCAATGACGTAACCGTGAAGTCGAACGCTACAGCTGAATACTAATACTAGACTAATCACGGTCAGATTCAAGTATTGGTCCTTTTCTAGACTTGGTATGTATCCTATCATTGTTTATAGTGTTACTAAATGTTCATcatgagatttattcattgaaGACATTAGGCATTTCAACAATCATTTCGGAAACCGATCATTAGTTCTTAGGTTCGTGTGTATTTCAGGTATTTCGATTTATTTGCGTGAAATCTCTTTATCAGTAAATGACAGGAGACAACTGTTATAAAATGGAATAGTATATTTTGGTTTTTGGATATAGGGCAATAAAGGTAAATTGAATGATTAGAAAGTGTTGTTTTGTTCGGTTGGCGACAATATTCGTACCGAGAGATACCGACCTAAACTGCAGAAGAAACATTTTAACGGGGAGTTTAATGTGAGTTATAGAGATCTCCTGCCTACGTTAGATGTCGAGACCGTTTCATTCGTATACCTACAAACTACGAACAATGACTGATTCATTTTGTCGTATATCTGagattagtttttttttatgactgATGACTATAGGGCTCCATTTCATATCGATGGGATGAATGTTTGTTTTACCAATGCGTTATGGTCTTGTCCGTTATCATCATCACCAAGTTCTAATTCATACGACTCAAGCCCCCAGACTATTAGATCTTTCCATGACGAAATCCCACTCAATCAGTTCTATGTTGACCACCGGAACGTGTACGTTTGGTACCCTCGTCAAATTTCAGATCTATCTACGGGTACCCCCTCAAAATGATTTAAGTTCTAGGCCCATCAGCATCGTGTATGCACCCATGAACTTCAGTGAATTGATTAGAGTATTAGCTCTCCATAGCGACGTTGATGGGAGGGTTCTGCCTACATCTTATCCTTTCCAACTCGTCCTTTAAATTTTCTATTGAGGAAAGTCAGTGTTTATGGAGGCCAGTCAATAGTTGGCTGTGATTTTATCACGACAAACTCTCGATACATGTGGACAGGCGTTATCCTGCTGTAACGTCAGTCGTCCTTGATGCAGTAGAGAAACGACATGTGGCGCTTGATCTCTAAAACGACCGGTCGTGATATTTCCTTGAATAGTGATTGAGTTACTCTCGATACCATGTGCAATCCCTCTCCATACCATGACCGGATCATCCATAGAAAGGACCGTTCTCGATTGCGCAAGTATCCGCATAGCGCTCGTTGGAACGTCTTTATACACGAAGTCGTCGTCTAATAGACAAAACGAGAACATTGACTCGTCAAAGAGAAAGACTATTCTCCAGCGTTGTATCGAGAAGCGATTTACGAAATCATTCGTTCATTCGTATGGTGGGTCGCTGCGCAGTATATTGTGGGTTGAGATATTGACGCCACGACCTCAACCTGAATCCGCGCAGTCGATTACGCACCGTGTCTCTTTCCTTGCTATGAGTAAGCACCAGGACAATAAACAGCCATTCCTGTGGCATGGAGTCTCCGGACAAAACGGAAAATGGTCGATGGATATAAATCAAATTGATTGGCGACTTGTCCCCCTCTTAACTTTCGAAATTTGTTAAAGTTAATTATTTGTGTTTGAACTATGGGAAATAAAGACGGAAAGGTATGAAGAGTTACTCACAGACTTTTTAAACTGATCGCTCAGACTAGGATCggaatatcatttttttcttgcTATTCTTTGAAAAGTCGGCATAGGTAGTCTGTGTATCAGTGAATTTCAACATTGTA encodes:
- the LOC117344408 gene encoding sodium-dependent glucose transporter 1-like — translated: MEKEIQYGVPSSDLDTVPMQGDDNYNKSKATFCNEVRNNKTIQLQVARSVCVSTAYMIMGWTKGQIGPAFPDIMMIAGADLEKGSALMTSFYTGQLFGSVMAGFIYSKMNKYLLFGFALVLYSLTVVVTPWCFLYELMIAAFTFLGVCGGIVCVGKLSYSLPTYQFTFHSSKYLTLIMSNRVCTLYQSY